Proteins from one Escherichia coli genomic window:
- the entC gene encoding isochorismate synthase EntC: MDTSLAEEVQQTMATLAPNRFFFMSPYRSFTTSGCFARFDEPAVNGDSPDSPFQQKLTALFADAKAQGIKNPVMVGAIPFDPRQPSSLYIPESWQSFSRQEKQTSARRFTRSQSLNVVERQAIPEQATFEQMVARAAALTATPQVDKVVLSRLIDITTDAAIDSGVLLERLIAQNPVSYNFHVPLADGGVLLGASPELLLRKDGERFSSIPLAGSARRQPDDVLDREAGNRLLASEKDRHEHELVTQAMKEVLRERSSELHVPSSPQLITTPTLWHLATPFEGKANSQENALTLACLLHPTPALSGFPHQAATQVIAELEPFDRELFGGIVGWCDSEGNGEWVVTIRCAKLRENQVRLFAGAGIVPASSPLGEWRETGVKLSTMLNVFGLH, encoded by the coding sequence ATGGATACGTCACTGGCTGAGGAAGTACAGCAGACCATGGCAACACTTGCGCCCAATCGCTTTTTCTTTATGTCGCCGTACCGCAGTTTTACGACGTCAGGATGTTTCGCCCGCTTTGATGAACCGGCTGTGAACGGGGATTCGCCCGATAGTCCCTTCCAGCAAAAACTCACCGCGTTGTTTGCCGATGCCAAAGCGCAGGGCATTAAAAATCCGGTGATGGTTGGGGCGATTCCCTTCGATCCACGTCAGCCTTCGTCGCTGTATATTCCCGAATCCTGGCAGTCGTTCTCCCGGCAGGAAAAACAGACTTCAGCCCGCCGTTTTACTCGCAGCCAGTCGCTGAACGTGGTGGAACGTCAGGCAATTCCGGAACAAGCTACGTTTGAACAGATGGTTGCCCGCGCCGCCGCACTTACCGCCACGCCGCAAGTCGACAAAGTGGTGTTGTCACGGTTGATTGATATCACCACTGACGCTGCCATTGATAGTGGCGTATTGCTGGAACGGTTGATTGCGCAAAACCCGGTTAGTTACAACTTCCATGTGCCGTTAGCTGATGGTGGCGTCCTGCTGGGAGCCAGCCCGGAACTATTGCTGCGTAAAGACGGCGAGCGTTTTAGCTCGATTCCGTTAGCCGGTTCCGCGCGTCGTCAGCCGGATGACGTGCTTGATCGCGAAGCGGGTAATCGTCTGCTGGCGTCAGAAAAAGATCGCCATGAACATGAACTGGTGACTCAGGCGATGAAAGAGGTACTGCGCGAACGCAGTAGTGAGTTACACGTTCCATCCTCCCCACAATTGATCACCACGCCGACGCTGTGGCATCTCGCAACACCCTTTGAAGGCAAAGCGAATTCGCAAGAAAACGCATTGACTCTGGCCTGTCTGCTGCATCCGACCCCCGCGCTGAGCGGTTTCCCGCATCAGGCCGCGACCCAGGTGATTGCTGAGCTGGAACCGTTCGACCGCGAACTGTTTGGCGGCATTGTGGGTTGGTGTGACAGCGAAGGTAACGGCGAGTGGGTGGTGACCATCCGCTGCGCGAAGCTGCGGGAAAATCAGGTGCGTCTGTTTGCCGGAGCGGGGATTGTGCCTGCGTCCTCACCGTTGGGTGAATGGCGCGAAACGGGCGTCAAACTTTCTACCATGTTGAACGTTTTTGGATTGCATTAA
- the fepB gene encoding Fe2+-enterobactin ABC transporter substrate-binding protein encodes MRLAPLYRNALLLTGILLSGISAVQAADWPRQITDSRGTHTLESQPQRIVSTSVTLTGSLLAIDAPVIASGATTPNNRVADDQGFLRQWSKVAKERKLQRLYIGEPNAEAVAAQMPDLILISATGGDSALALYDQLSTIAPTLIINYDDKSWQSLLTQLGEITGHEKQAAERIAQFDKQLTAAKEQIKLPPQPVTAIVYTAAAHSANLWTAESAQGQMLEQLGFTLARLPAGLNASQSQGKRHDIIQLGGENLAAGLNGESLFLFAGDQKDADAIYANPLLAHLPAVQNKQVYALGTETFRLDYYSAMQVLDRLKALF; translated from the coding sequence GTGAGACTCGCCCCGCTCTACCGCAACGCCCTTCTTTTAACCGGAATTTTGCTTTCAGGAATATCCGCAGTTCAGGCTGCCGACTGGCCGCGTCAGATTACTGACAGTCGTGGTACTCATACCCTGGAAAGCCAGCCGCAACGTATTGTTTCCACCAGCGTCACCTTGACCGGCTCACTGCTGGCGATTGATGCACCAGTGATCGCCAGCGGCGCGACCACGCCGAATAACCGCGTAGCGGATGACCAGGGTTTTTTACGCCAGTGGAGCAAGGTAGCGAAAGAACGCAAACTGCAACGTCTCTATATCGGCGAACCGAACGCCGAAGCAGTAGCCGCACAAATGCCAGATCTGATTTTAATTAGCGCGACCGGCGGCGATTCAGCGCTAGCGCTATACGATCAGCTTTCCACTATCGCACCAACGTTAATCATCAATTACGACGATAAAAGCTGGCAGTCGCTGTTAACGCAACTTGGCGAAATTACCGGGCATGAGAAACAAGCGGCAGAGCGGATTGCACAGTTTGATAAGCAACTGACGGCGGCGAAAGAGCAAATCAAATTACCGCCGCAGCCGGTCACTGCCATTGTCTATACCGCCGCTGCGCACAGTGCCAATCTCTGGACAGCTGAATCAGCACAAGGGCAGATGCTGGAACAACTCGGCTTTACGCTGGCCAGGTTGCCCGCAGGCTTAAACGCCAGCCAAAGCCAGGGCAAACGCCATGACATCATTCAGCTTGGTGGGGAAAATCTGGCGGCAGGGTTAAATGGCGAGTCGCTATTCCTGTTCGCCGGTGATCAGAAAGACGCCGATGCGATTTATGCCAATCCACTGCTCGCGCACCTGCCTGCAGTACAAAACAAGCAGGTTTATGCGCTGGGAACCGAGACGTTCCGACTGGATTACTACAGCGCCATGCAAGTGCTGGATCGGCTTAAGGCGCTGTTCTAA
- the entS gene encoding enterobactin transporter EntS, with product MNKQSWLLNLSLLKTHPAFRAVFLARFISIVSLGLLGVAVPVQIQMMTHSTWQVGLSVTLTGGAMFVGLMVGGVLADRYERKKVILLARGTCGIGFIGLCLNALLPEPSLLAIYLLGLWDGFFASLGVTALLAATPALVGRENLMQAGAITMLTVRLGSVISPMIGGLLLATGGVAWNYGLAAAGTFITLLPLLSLPALPPPPQPREHPLKSLLAGFRFLLASPLVGGIALLGGLLTMASAVRVLYPALADNWQMSAAQIGFLYAAIPLGAAIGALTSGKLAHSARPGLLMLLSTLGSFLAIGLFGLMPMWILGVACLALFGWLSAVSSLLQYTMLQTQTPEAMLGRINGLWTAQNVTGDAIGAALLGGLGAMMTPVASASASGFGLLIIGVLLLLVLVELRRFRQTPPQVTASDS from the coding sequence ATGAATAAACAATCCTGGCTGCTTAACCTCAGCCTGTTGAAAACGCACCCGGCGTTTCGCGCAGTATTCCTCGCTCGTTTTATCTCTATTGTTTCTCTGGGTTTGCTCGGCGTCGCGGTGCCAGTGCAGATCCAGATGATGACGCATTCTACCTGGCAGGTGGGGCTTTCGGTGACGCTGACCGGCGGGGCGATGTTTGTCGGCTTGATGGTCGGCGGTGTGCTGGCGGATCGCTATGAGCGCAAAAAAGTGATTTTGCTGGCGCGCGGCACCTGTGGCATTGGCTTCATTGGATTGTGCCTGAATGCGCTGTTGCCGGAGCCGTCATTGCTCGCAATCTATTTACTCGGATTATGGGATGGCTTTTTCGCGTCACTTGGCGTTACGGCGCTTCTGGCGGCGACTCCTGCATTAGTTGGGCGTGAAAATTTAATGCAGGCCGGGGCAATCACCATGTTGACTGTGCGGCTGGGATCGGTAATTTCGCCCATGATTGGCGGCTTACTGCTGGCGACTGGCGGCGTAGCCTGGAACTACGGGCTGGCGGCGGCGGGCACGTTTATTACCTTGCTACCGTTGTTAAGCCTTCCGGCGCTACCTCCGCCACCGCAACCGCGTGAGCATCCGTTGAAATCATTACTGGCAGGATTTCGTTTTCTGCTCGCCAGCCCGCTGGTGGGAGGGATTGCGCTGCTGGGGGGGTTATTGACGATGGCGAGCGCGGTACGGGTACTGTATCCGGCGCTGGCTGACAACTGGCAGATGTCGGCGGCACAGATTGGTTTTCTCTATGCGGCGATCCCGCTCGGTGCAGCTATTGGCGCGTTAACCAGCGGGAAGCTGGCACATAGCGCGCGACCAGGGTTATTGATGCTGCTCTCCACGCTGGGATCGTTCCTCGCCATTGGTTTGTTTGGCCTGATGCCGATGTGGATTTTAGGCGTGGCTTGTCTGGCGCTGTTCGGCTGGTTGAGCGCGGTTAGTTCGTTGCTGCAATACACAATGCTGCAAACGCAAACCCCGGAAGCGATGTTAGGGCGGATTAACGGTTTGTGGACGGCACAAAACGTGACGGGCGATGCCATAGGCGCAGCGCTGTTGGGCGGTCTGGGAGCGATGATGACGCCGGTGGCCTCCGCAAGCGCGAGTGGTTTTGGTTTGTTGATTATCGGCGTGTTGTTGTTGCTGGTACTGGTAGAGTTGCGTCGTTTTCGCCAGACGCCGCCGCAGGTGACAGCGTCTGACAGTTAA
- the fepD gene encoding Fe(3+)-siderophore ABC transporter permease — MSGSVAVTRAIAVPGLLLLLIIATALSLLIGAKSLPASVVLEALSGTCQSADCTIVLDARLPRTLAGLLAGGALGLAGALMQTLTRNPLADPGLLGVNAGASFAIVLGAALFGYSSAQEQLAMAFAGALVASLIVAFTGSQGGGQLSPVRLTLAGVALAAVLEGLTSGIALLNPDVYDQLRFWQAGSLDIRNLHTLKVVLIPVLIAGATALLLSRALNSLSLGSDTATALGSRVARTQLIGLLAITVLCGSATAVVGPIAFIGLMMPHMARWLVGADHRWSLPVTLLATPALLLFADIIGRVIVPGELRVSVVSAFIGAPVLIFLVRRKTRGGA; from the coding sequence ATGTCTGGTTCTGTTGCCGTGACACGCGCCATTGCCGTGCCCGGATTGCTGTTATTACTGATTATCGCGACGGCATTAAGCCTGCTCATTGGAGCAAAATCACTCCCCGCTTCCGTAGTGCTGGAGGCCCTCTCCGGCACCTGCCAGAGCGCCGACTGCACCATCGTGCTCGACGCGCGACTGCCGCGTACCCTTGCCGGTTTACTGGCAGGCGGCGCGCTTGGCCTTGCCGGGGCGTTAATGCAAACCCTCACCCGAAACCCACTTGCCGACCCCGGCTTGCTTGGCGTGAACGCCGGAGCCAGCTTTGCCATTGTGCTGGGCGCGGCGCTGTTTGGTTACTCATCCGCGCAGGAACAACTGGCGATGGCCTTCGCCGGTGCGCTGGTGGCCTCGTTGATTGTTGCCTTTACCGGCAGCCAGGGCGGCGGGCAGTTAAGTCCGGTGCGTTTAACCCTGGCGGGCGTGGCACTGGCGGCGGTGCTGGAAGGGCTGACCAGCGGCATCGCCCTGCTTAATCCCGACGTCTACGATCAACTGCGTTTCTGGCAAGCCGGTTCGCTGGATATTCGTAATTTACACACCTTAAAAGTGGTGCTGATCCCGGTGCTGATCGCTGGAGCAACTGCGCTATTACTGAGCCGCGCGCTGAACAGTTTAAGCCTTGGCAGTGACACCGCGACGGCGCTGGGCAGTCGCGTAGCACGCACACAGTTGATTGGGCTGCTGGCGATTACCGTGCTTTGTGGTAGTGCGACGGCGGTAGTTGGCCCGATTGCCTTTATTGGCCTGATGATGCCGCATATGGCGCGCTGGCTGGTAGGTGCCGATCATCGCTGGTCGCTGCCCGTCACGCTGCTCGCCACACCTGCCCTGCTGCTGTTTGCCGATATTATCGGGCGAGTGATTGTTCCCGGCGAACTGCGCGTTTCTGTAGTCAGTGCCTTTATTGGCGCACCAGTGCTGATCTTCCTTGTACGACGTAAAACGCGAGGTGGCGCATGA
- the fepG gene encoding iron-enterobactin ABC transporter permease — translation MIYVSRRLIITCLLLLIACVMASVWGLRSGAVTLETSQVFAALMGDAPRSMTMVVTEWRLPRVLMALLIGAALGVSGAIFQSLMRNPLGSPDVMGFNTGAWSGVLVAMVLFGQDLTAIALAAMAGGIITSLLVWLLAWRNGIDTFRLIIIGIGVRAMLVAFNTWLLLKASLETALTAGLWNAGSLNGLTWAKTSPSAPIIILMLIAAALLVRRMRLLEMGDDTACALGVSVERSRLLMMLVAVVLTAAATALAGPISFIALVAPHIARRISGTARWGLTQAALCGALLLLAADLCAQQLFMPYQLPVGVVTVSLGGIYLIVLLIQESRKK, via the coding sequence ATGATTTACGTCTCTCGTCGATTAATTATCACCTGTCTGCTGTTGCTAATAGCTTGTGTGATGGCAAGCGTGTGGGGATTACGCAGCGGTGCCGTCACGCTGGAAACCTCTCAGGTATTTGCCGCGCTGATGGGTGACGCACCGCGCAGTATGACAATGGTGGTCACCGAATGGCGTTTACCGCGGGTACTAATGGCACTGTTGATTGGTGCGGCACTGGGCGTCAGCGGCGCGATTTTTCAGTCGTTGATGCGTAACCCACTCGGCAGCCCTGACGTAATGGGCTTTAACACCGGAGCGTGGAGCGGCGTACTGGTAGCGATGGTGCTGTTTGGTCAGGACCTGACGGCTATCGCGCTGGCAGCAATGGCGGGCGGCATTATCACTTCGCTGCTGGTCTGGTTGCTTGCCTGGCGTAACGGTATCGACACCTTTCGGTTGATTATTATCGGCATCGGCGTTCGCGCCATGCTGGTGGCCTTTAATACCTGGCTGTTGCTGAAAGCGTCTTTAGAAACGGCGTTAACAGCGGGTTTGTGGAATGCCGGATCGCTCAATGGCCTGACGTGGGCAAAAACCTCGCCCTCCGCGCCCATCATTATATTGATGCTAATTGCCGCCGCCTTACTGGTAAGGCGGATGCGCTTGCTGGAGATGGGTGATGACACCGCGTGTGCGTTAGGCGTCAGCGTCGAACGTTCACGGCTGTTAATGATGCTGGTCGCCGTAGTACTTACCGCAGCTGCCACTGCCCTGGCGGGGCCGATTTCCTTTATTGCTTTAGTCGCGCCACACATTGCCCGCCGTATCAGCGGCACCGCTCGCTGGGGTCTAACCCAGGCAGCGCTGTGCGGTGCGCTGTTACTGCTGGCAGCCGATCTCTGTGCTCAACAACTGTTTATGCCGTATCAACTTCCGGTTGGCGTCGTTACCGTCAGCCTCGGCGGTATTTATCTTATCGTCTTGTTAATTCAGGAGTCTCGCAAAAAATGA
- the fepC gene encoding iron-enterobactin ABC transporter ATP-binding protein: protein MTESVARLRGEQLTLGYGKYTVAENLTVEIPDGHFTAIIGPNGCGKSTLLRTLSRLMTPAHGHVWLDGEHIQHYASKEVARRIGLLAQNATTPGDITVQELVARGRYPHQPLFTRWRKEDEEAVTKAMQATGITHLANQSVDTLSGGQRQRAWIAMVLAQETAIMLLDEPTTWLDISHQIDLLELLSELNREKGYTLAAVLHDLNQACRYASHLIALREGKIVAQGAPKEIVTAELIERIYGLRCMIIDDPVAGTPLVVPLGRTAPSTAKI from the coding sequence ATGACCGAATCAGTAGCCCGTTTGCGCGGCGAACAGTTAACCCTCGGATATGGCAAATATACCGTTGCGGAAAATCTGACTGTAGAAATTCCTGATGGTCACTTCACAGCGATTATCGGGCCAAATGGCTGCGGTAAATCCACGTTACTGCGTACCTTAAGCCGCCTGATGACACCTGCTCACGGGCATGTCTGGCTGGATGGCGAGCACATTCAACATTACGCCAGTAAAGAGGTCGCACGCCGGATTGGTTTACTGGCGCAAAACGCCACCACGCCGGGAGATATCACCGTGCAGGAGTTAGTAGCGCGCGGGCGTTACCCGCATCAACCGCTGTTTACCCGCTGGCGTAAAGAAGATGAAGAAGCGGTAACGAAAGCGATGCAGGCCACAGGAATAACTCATCTGGCAAATCAAAGCGTTGATACCCTCTCCGGTGGGCAACGTCAGCGAGCGTGGATCGCGATGGTGCTGGCCCAGGAAACGGCGATTATGCTACTCGATGAACCCACCACCTGGCTGGATATCAGTCATCAGATTGATCTACTGGAACTGCTAAGCGAACTGAACCGCGAGAAAGGCTATACCCTGGCGGCAGTGCTGCACGATCTTAATCAGGCCTGTCGTTACGCCAGCCATTTGATTGCATTGCGGGAAGGGAAAATTGTTGCTCAGGGAGCACCAAAAGAGATTGTCACTGCTGAACTGATTGAGCGTATTTATGGTTTGCGTTGCATGATCATTGACGATCCGGTAGCCGGAACTCCGCTTGTGGTGCCGCTCGGACGAACGGCACCTTCAACCGCGAAGATTTAA
- the wzz(fepE) gene encoding LPS O-antigen length regulator Wzz(fepE) — MSSMNIKQGSDAHFPEYPLASPSNNEIDLLNLIEVLWRAKKTVMAVVFAFACTGLLISFILPQKWTSSAVITPAEAIQWQDLEKNFTKLRVLDLDVNLDRNGVFNLFIKKFQSISLLEEYLRSSPYVMDQLKEAKIDELDLHRAIVALSEKMKAVDDNASKKKDEPSLYTSWTLSFTAPTSEEAQTVLSGYIDYISALVVRESLENVRNKLEIKTQFEKEKLAQDRIKTKNQLDANIQRLNYSLDIANAAGIKKPVYSNGQAVKDDPDFSISLGADGIERKLEIEKAVTDVAELNGELRNRQYLVEQLTKTNVNDVNFTPFKYQLRPSLPVKKDGPGKAIIVILSALIGGMVACGSVLLRHAMASRKQDAMMADHLV; from the coding sequence ATGTCATCAATGAATATTAAACAGGGAAGTGACGCTCATTTTCCCGAGTATCCTCTGGCGTCGCCCAGTAATAATGAAATTGATTTACTTAATCTAATTGAAGTTTTATGGCGGGCAAAAAAAACGGTCATGGCGGTCGTTTTTGCGTTTGCCTGCACAGGATTGCTGATCTCTTTCATCCTGCCGCAAAAATGGACTAGCTCTGCCGTCATTACTCCCGCTGAGGCTATTCAGTGGCAGGACCTCGAGAAAAACTTTACTAAACTGCGCGTTCTGGATCTTGATGTTAATCTCGATCGTAATGGAGTATTTAATCTATTTATCAAGAAGTTTCAGTCTATTAGCTTACTGGAAGAGTACCTGCGCTCATCACCTTATGTGATGGACCAATTAAAAGAGGCGAAAATAGACGAACTGGATTTGCATCGCGCTATCGTCGCATTGAGCGAAAAAATGAAAGCGGTTGATGACAATGCCAGTAAGAAAAAGGATGAACCGTCACTGTATACCTCCTGGACGCTAAGTTTCACCGCGCCAACCAGTGAAGAGGCGCAGACCGTTTTGAGCGGGTATATCGATTATATCTCTGCGTTGGTGGTGAGAGAGTCGCTAGAAAACGTCCGTAATAAACTGGAAATCAAAACCCAGTTTGAAAAAGAAAAACTGGCTCAGGATCGCATTAAAACGAAAAACCAACTTGATGCAAACATTCAGCGCCTCAATTATTCACTCGACATTGCCAACGCGGCAGGAATTAAAAAGCCCGTTTATAGCAATGGTCAGGCAGTTAAAGATGACCCCGACTTTTCTATTTCTCTCGGCGCAGACGGTATTGAACGTAAACTGGAAATTGAAAAAGCGGTCACTGACGTTGCGGAGCTGAATGGTGAATTACGTAATCGTCAGTATCTAGTCGAGCAATTAACAAAAACAAATGTCAACGATGTGAATTTTACGCCGTTTAAATATCAGTTGCGTCCGTCATTACCGGTAAAAAAAGATGGTCCGGGTAAGGCGATTATCGTGATCCTTTCTGCGTTGATCGGCGGTATGGTGGCTTGTGGTAGCGTGCTGTTGCGCCATGCCATGGCATCCAGAAAACAGGATGCCATGATGGCAGACCACTTAGTTTAA